From Selenomonas ruminantium AC2024, a single genomic window includes:
- a CDS encoding dicarboxylate/amino acid:cation symporter, with the protein MAEEKKSVAEAREEALRAHNPKASRKQLVLWFGALIAGGFLGFLGIAPLNELFNFIATVFTRLFQFIAVPTIALAVITTLAALGGQRETGRIFAHAVSYTFLTTLAAAAVGLGLYLWISPGNLPAEIVGAGASAVPMDKVGKLTYYDHILSVIPNNVLQPFLAGNVLSVMLIAASVGLGLAFMPKTENREVLLKGLHGLQELLFTLIRAILWALPVGILAFAGQLSAQIEAGVIVGALSQYVAVVMGGNLIQMFIVIPLFLLLRGLNPLDVFRKMSPAVAVALFTKSSAGTLPVTLATAEQNLKVNPKVSRFVLPICTTINMNGCAAFILVTSLFVMQNAGFELTLGTMIAWVFIAVLAAIGNAGVPMGCYFLTLSLMSSLGAPIGLMGVILPIYTIIDMIETAENVWSDASVCAMTNHDLARELEPSPSIQS; encoded by the coding sequence ATGGCAGAAGAAAAGAAATCCGTGGCGGAAGCCAGGGAAGAAGCCCTGCGGGCCCACAATCCCAAGGCCAGCCGCAAGCAGCTTGTGCTATGGTTCGGCGCGCTGATTGCAGGCGGTTTTTTAGGCTTCTTAGGGATTGCCCCGCTGAATGAACTGTTTAACTTTATCGCCACGGTGTTTACCCGACTGTTCCAGTTTATTGCCGTGCCCACCATCGCTTTGGCGGTGATTACCACGCTGGCGGCATTGGGCGGCCAGCGGGAAACCGGCCGTATCTTTGCCCATGCGGTGAGTTATACTTTCCTGACTACGCTGGCGGCTGCTGCAGTTGGCTTGGGACTGTATCTGTGGATTTCACCAGGCAATCTGCCGGCAGAAATCGTAGGGGCTGGAGCTTCTGCTGTGCCTATGGACAAGGTAGGCAAGCTCACCTACTATGACCATATTCTCTCGGTGATTCCCAATAATGTATTGCAGCCGTTCCTGGCTGGTAATGTACTGTCGGTGATGCTGATTGCCGCCTCCGTTGGTTTGGGGCTGGCCTTTATGCCCAAGACGGAAAATCGGGAAGTGCTGCTGAAGGGCCTGCATGGTTTGCAGGAACTGCTCTTCACTTTGATTCGCGCCATTTTGTGGGCACTGCCGGTGGGGATTCTGGCCTTTGCCGGTCAGCTGTCTGCCCAGATTGAAGCGGGCGTAATCGTCGGCGCATTGAGTCAGTATGTAGCTGTTGTTATGGGCGGCAATCTCATTCAGATGTTTATCGTCATTCCGCTGTTCTTGCTGCTACGGGGGCTTAATCCGCTCGATGTGTTCCGTAAGATGTCTCCGGCTGTGGCTGTGGCGCTCTTTACCAAAAGTTCTGCCGGAACCCTGCCGGTGACGCTGGCCACGGCTGAACAGAATCTAAAGGTAAATCCCAAGGTATCCCGCTTCGTTCTGCCTATCTGCACCACTATCAACATGAATGGCTGTGCAGCCTTCATTCTGGTGACTTCCTTGTTTGTGATGCAGAATGCCGGTTTTGAACTGACGCTCGGCACCATGATTGCCTGGGTATTTATCGCCGTACTGGCTGCTATCGGCAATGCCGGTGTGCCGATGGGCTGCTATTTCCTCACGCTGTCTTTGATGAGTTCTCTGGGTGCGCCGATCGGCCTGATGGGGGTCATCTTGCCTATTTACACCATTATTGATATGATAGAGACAGCGGAGAATGTCTGGTCAGATGCCAGCGTCTGCGCCATGACAAATCATGATTTGGCTCGGGAACTGGAACCCAGCCCGAGTATCCAATCATAA
- a CDS encoding FAD:protein FMN transferase, whose product MKKLYAVLLLVCLCLCAGCGEQQVQKSDIVLDTAVTLTADGADAKAAIDESMARLKNIDGMVNPNVPDSDVCKLAQYAGSGHWVSLHPEVYKMLAFAQTYAAKTNGAFDVTTKPLVDLWGIGTDHAKVPSPQELMAAQKLVGWQKLELNEETHSARLQEKGMGVDLGGIAKGFAVDEVRQIYAKYGIKDGLINLGASSMYGLGLNKEGKSWRIGLRHPRKDDAQQKMAVLSLQDAALSTSGDYERFFEAGGVRYHHIIDPRTGRPAQSGAMSVTILADASVPDGGMLTDLLTTAVFVLGPEQGTRFLQTLPRGVEGAVVDGRYQLWTTGNMAAEMENVSEEFQFWQGSGELQ is encoded by the coding sequence ATGAAGAAGCTGTATGCGGTGCTCCTGCTGGTATGCTTGTGTTTGTGTGCCGGCTGTGGGGAACAGCAGGTGCAAAAAAGCGATATCGTTTTGGATACGGCGGTCACCCTCACTGCTGATGGAGCTGATGCCAAAGCCGCTATTGATGAAAGCATGGCCCGGCTGAAAAATATTGATGGCATGGTCAATCCGAATGTGCCCGACAGCGATGTGTGCAAACTGGCGCAATACGCAGGGTCTGGCCATTGGGTGAGCCTGCATCCGGAGGTTTACAAGATGCTGGCCTTTGCCCAGACTTATGCAGCAAAAACCAACGGGGCCTTTGATGTGACCACGAAACCCTTGGTGGATTTGTGGGGGATTGGCACCGACCATGCAAAAGTGCCTTCCCCGCAGGAGCTGATGGCAGCTCAAAAACTGGTGGGCTGGCAGAAGCTGGAGCTCAATGAAGAAACTCATAGTGCCCGCTTGCAGGAGAAGGGCATGGGGGTGGACTTAGGCGGTATTGCCAAGGGCTTTGCAGTGGACGAAGTGCGGCAGATTTATGCAAAATACGGCATTAAGGACGGTCTGATTAATTTGGGTGCTAGTTCCATGTATGGGCTGGGGCTGAATAAAGAAGGGAAGTCCTGGCGAATTGGCCTGCGCCATCCCCGCAAGGATGATGCCCAGCAGAAGATGGCGGTGCTGTCCCTGCAGGATGCGGCTCTGTCTACCTCCGGGGATTATGAGCGATTCTTTGAGGCCGGCGGTGTTCGCTATCACCATATTATCGACCCCCGTACCGGCCGTCCTGCTCAATCCGGTGCCATGAGCGTCACCATTTTGGCGGATGCATCCGTGCCGGATGGCGGTATGCTGACGGACCTGCTGACCACGGCGGTTTTTGTCCTGGGGCCGGAGCAAGGAACCCGCTTTTTGCAGACTCTGCCACGGGGGGTGGAAGGCGCCGTGGTGGATGGCCGCTATCAGCTTTGGACAACGGGTAATATGGCAGCGGAAATGGAAAACGTGTCAGAGGAGTTTCAATTCTGGCAAGGAAGTGGAGAGTTACAATGA
- a CDS encoding MurR/RpiR family transcriptional regulator — protein sequence MRLLKAMQEAERFSPTEQSVIDYITKNPQEIATISIRELADRTFTSPAAVFRLCQKLGLKGYNEFKIRFMSEMSRSSADHDISAMISRPITDKDSVRDIVRKMAAIEIEAIEETKNEMDMAQLERIANLMEKAAVIDIYAYDQNYSLAETAVYNLLQVKQTAVAHNSMNSQFSQALISDKSHFAILISRSGENKRLLRTAKILRECHVPTALLTCNKDTPLSRICDEFLYVANTLEYLDCGGNIFSVGVRYYMDVLVGIILSKHFQAIEEFYDLYEGAIGRSDAKDRLW from the coding sequence ATGCGACTATTAAAAGCCATGCAGGAGGCGGAGCGTTTCTCGCCTACGGAACAATCCGTCATTGACTATATCACGAAAAATCCGCAGGAAATTGCGACCATTTCCATCCGGGAACTGGCAGATCGTACCTTCACCAGCCCCGCGGCCGTGTTCCGGCTTTGCCAGAAGCTGGGGCTCAAAGGTTATAATGAGTTTAAGATACGTTTTATGAGCGAGATGAGCCGTTCCTCTGCTGACCATGACATTTCGGCCATGATCAGCCGTCCCATCACGGATAAGGACTCCGTAAGGGATATTGTGCGGAAGATGGCAGCCATTGAGATAGAGGCCATCGAGGAAACAAAGAACGAGATGGATATGGCGCAGCTCGAACGCATAGCCAATCTCATGGAAAAGGCGGCTGTCATTGACATCTATGCCTATGACCAGAACTATTCACTGGCGGAAACTGCCGTTTACAACCTGCTGCAGGTGAAGCAGACGGCTGTAGCGCATAACTCCATGAACAGTCAGTTTTCTCAGGCGTTGATTTCGGACAAGAGTCACTTCGCCATTCTCATCAGCCGTTCCGGGGAGAACAAGCGCCTCCTGCGCACGGCGAAAATTCTGCGGGAGTGCCATGTACCCACGGCGCTGCTGACCTGTAACAAGGATACGCCCCTTTCCCGCATCTGTGATGAGTTCCTCTACGTGGCCAATACTTTGGAATATCTGGACTGCGGCGGCAATATCTTCAGCGTGGGGGTGCGTTACTACATGGACGTGCTGGTGGGCATCATTCTGTCCAAGCATTTTCAGGCGATTGAGGAATTCTACGACCTTTACGAAGGCGCAATCGGCCGTTCTGATGCCAAGGACAGGCTCTGGTAA
- the manZ gene encoding PTS mannose transporter subunit IID, producing MEKQLTKGDLVSIFIRSNFLLGSFNFERMQAIGFCVSLIPALKKLYKDDPEEYKRSLKRHLEFFNTQPFLATPIMGIIAAMEEKKANGADIGEDTLSGVKVGLIGPLAGVGDPIFWGTLRPVLAALGAGVALTGSIVGPLIFFVAFNVIRLLTNWYGVMYGYDKGTELVNEVGGNRMRYLTEGSSVLGLLVMGALVAKWTTVNMPMVLSSYTNSQGEQVVTTVQSLLDSLMPGIVPMLMTFACMYLLKKGVNPLIIILGLFALGIAGYAVGLFA from the coding sequence ATGGAAAAACAGCTCACTAAAGGCGATCTCGTATCGATTTTTATCCGTTCCAACTTCCTGCTCGGCTCCTTCAACTTCGAGCGTATGCAGGCTATCGGCTTCTGCGTGTCCCTGATTCCGGCACTCAAGAAGCTCTACAAAGATGACCCGGAAGAATACAAGCGTTCTCTGAAACGTCACCTCGAATTCTTCAACACCCAGCCGTTCCTGGCAACCCCGATTATGGGTATCATTGCCGCCATGGAAGAAAAGAAGGCTAACGGCGCCGATATCGGTGAGGACACCCTGTCCGGCGTTAAAGTAGGTCTGATTGGTCCTCTGGCTGGTGTTGGTGACCCGATTTTCTGGGGCACGCTCCGTCCGGTCCTCGCAGCTCTCGGTGCTGGTGTTGCTCTGACGGGCAGCATCGTCGGCCCGCTGATTTTCTTCGTGGCATTCAACGTCATTCGCCTTCTGACCAACTGGTACGGCGTAATGTACGGCTATGATAAAGGTACGGAACTCGTAAACGAAGTAGGCGGCAACCGCATGCGCTACCTCACCGAAGGTTCCTCTGTACTCGGTCTCTTGGTTATGGGTGCTCTCGTAGCAAAATGGACCACGGTCAACATGCCCATGGTGCTGTCCTCCTATACGAACAGCCAGGGTGAACAGGTCGTTACCACGGTTCAGAGCCTGCTCGACAGCCTGATGCCTGGCATCGTGCCCATGCTCATGACCTTTGCCTGCATGTATCTCTTAAAGAAAGGTGTTAATCCGCTGATTATCATCCTGGGCCTCTTCGCCCTTGGCATTGCTGGCTACGCTGTTGGTCTTTTCGCCTAA
- a CDS encoding PTS lactose/cellobiose transporter subunit IIA, producing MEGLELTAFQIISSVGTARSSYIEAIQQAKEGNFAEAESLIKEGDEVFVEGHNAHAGLLQQEAEGGPGSTLSLLILHAEDQLMSAEAFKTIAQEFIDVHKKIAKLEAQNKAAAKVA from the coding sequence ATGGAAGGTTTAGAACTCACTGCATTTCAGATTATCTCTTCTGTAGGCACGGCCCGCAGTTCCTATATTGAGGCCATTCAGCAGGCCAAGGAAGGAAACTTTGCAGAGGCAGAATCCCTGATTAAAGAGGGGGACGAAGTGTTCGTGGAGGGACACAACGCTCATGCAGGCCTCTTGCAGCAGGAAGCCGAGGGCGGCCCCGGCAGCACATTGTCGCTGTTGATTCTCCATGCCGAGGACCAGCTGATGAGCGCCGAGGCGTTTAAGACCATCGCCCAGGAGTTTATTGATGTTCACAAGAAGATTGCAAAGCTCGAAGCGCAGAACAAAGCTGCCGCTAAAGTGGCTTGA
- a CDS encoding NUDIX hydrolase codes for MPKSNLTTLCYIEKDGRYLMMHRVKKAHDINKDKWVGIGGHFEADESPEECLLREAREETGLTLTEYKQRGIITFMSDKWQTEYMFLYTASAYEGEIGECNEGTLEWIDKEKVYELPLWEGDKIFFHLLEEQRPHFSLKLRYVGEALVEAVLDGKNILE; via the coding sequence ATGCCGAAAAGTAATTTGACTACCCTTTGTTATATTGAAAAGGATGGCCGGTATCTGATGATGCACCGGGTAAAAAAGGCGCATGATATCAATAAGGATAAATGGGTGGGGATTGGCGGCCATTTCGAGGCGGATGAATCCCCGGAGGAATGTCTGCTGCGGGAGGCACGGGAAGAAACCGGTCTGACGCTTACGGAGTATAAACAGCGGGGCATTATCACCTTTATGTCCGACAAATGGCAGACCGAATATATGTTCCTCTACACGGCCTCGGCTTATGAGGGAGAAATCGGCGAGTGCAACGAGGGAACGCTGGAATGGATAGACAAGGAAAAGGTCTATGAGCTGCCCCTCTGGGAAGGGGATAAGATATTCTTCCACCTGCTGGAGGAGCAGCGCCCCCATTTTTCGCTGAAACTTCGGTATGTGGGGGAGGCCCTGGTAGAAGCCGTACTGGATGGCAAAAATATATTGGAATAA
- a CDS encoding 6-phospho-beta-glucosidase: MSFSKGFLWGGAVAAHQLEGGWQEGGKGISVADVMTAGRHGVPREITPGVLPGKNYPNHEGIEFYHRYKEDIALLAEMGFKCFRTSIAWTRIFPKGDETEPNEEGLKFYDDLFDEMHKYGMEPVITLSHFEMPYHLVTEYGGWRNRKLVDFFVRFATVCFERYKHKVKYWMTFNEINNQRELNVPFTAFTNSGVLYKKGEDKKAVMYQVAHHEFVASAKAVIEGHKINPDFQIGCMLAMTPVYPETCRPMDQIAALKEMDKSFFFGDVQVRGHYPNYVLKEWERKGYQIEMEDGDFDILSEGTVDYYAFSYYMSHATTSVDSRKKNLQGGFFDGVKNPYIEESDWGWPIDPVGLRYMLNVLQERYELPLMIVENGIGLHETPNADGLIEDDARIAYFQAHIAEMKKAVEEDGVDLMGYCPWGPIDLVSAGTGEMEKRYGFIYVDKDNEGNGTLNRARKKSFYWYKKVIESNGEDLSLDEEELPKAASF; the protein is encoded by the coding sequence ATGAGTTTTTCGAAAGGTTTTTTATGGGGCGGTGCAGTAGCTGCTCATCAGCTCGAAGGCGGTTGGCAGGAAGGCGGCAAGGGCATAAGTGTAGCCGATGTCATGACCGCGGGCCGTCATGGGGTACCCCGTGAAATCACCCCGGGCGTGCTTCCTGGCAAGAACTATCCCAACCATGAGGGTATTGAATTCTACCATCGCTATAAAGAAGATATTGCGCTGCTGGCCGAGATGGGCTTCAAGTGCTTCCGCACCTCCATCGCCTGGACCCGTATTTTCCCAAAAGGGGATGAGACGGAGCCCAACGAAGAGGGCCTGAAGTTCTATGATGACCTCTTTGACGAAATGCACAAGTATGGCATGGAGCCGGTCATCACCCTGTCGCATTTTGAAATGCCTTACCATCTGGTCACCGAGTACGGCGGCTGGCGGAACCGCAAGCTGGTGGATTTCTTCGTCCGCTTTGCCACCGTCTGCTTTGAACGCTATAAGCACAAGGTTAAGTATTGGATGACCTTTAACGAAATCAATAATCAGCGGGAGCTGAATGTGCCATTCACCGCCTTCACCAACAGCGGCGTGCTCTATAAGAAGGGTGAGGACAAGAAGGCTGTCATGTATCAGGTGGCACACCATGAGTTCGTGGCTTCGGCTAAGGCCGTTATCGAAGGCCATAAGATTAACCCGGACTTCCAGATTGGCTGCATGCTGGCCATGACGCCCGTGTATCCGGAAACCTGCCGCCCTATGGATCAGATAGCAGCTTTGAAGGAAATGGACAAGAGCTTCTTCTTTGGCGATGTACAGGTGCGGGGCCATTACCCCAACTATGTGCTGAAGGAATGGGAGCGCAAGGGCTATCAGATTGAGATGGAAGATGGCGATTTTGACATTCTGTCCGAAGGCACCGTGGACTACTACGCGTTCAGCTACTACATGAGCCATGCGACCACATCTGTGGACAGCCGCAAGAAGAATCTGCAGGGCGGTTTCTTCGACGGGGTCAAGAACCCCTATATCGAGGAATCCGATTGGGGCTGGCCCATTGACCCTGTTGGACTGCGCTATATGCTGAATGTTCTGCAGGAGCGCTATGAACTGCCGCTGATGATTGTGGAAAACGGCATTGGCCTCCATGAGACGCCCAATGCTGACGGCCTTATCGAAGATGATGCCCGCATTGCCTACTTCCAGGCCCATATCGCTGAGATGAAGAAGGCTGTGGAAGAAGACGGTGTAGACCTTATGGGCTATTGCCCCTGGGGCCCCATTGACCTGGTATCTGCTGGTACCGGCGAAATGGAGAAACGCTATGGCTTTATCTATGTGGATAAGGATAACGAAGGCAACGGCACCCTTAATCGTGCCCGTAAGAAATCCTTCTACTGGTATAAGAAGGTCATTGAGAGCAATGGCGAAGACCTCAGCCTTGATGAAGAGGAACTGCCCAAAGCAGCCTCCTTTTAA
- a CDS encoding PTS lactose/cellobiose transporter subunit IIA, protein MEDLELIAFKIISGVGAARSSYIEAIQAAKAGDYDRAEKLIAQGDESFVEGHDAHTGLLTREANDGQGSSVTLLILHAEDQLMSAEAFKIIAQEFIAAHKRIDQLEAKLK, encoded by the coding sequence GTGGAAGATTTAGAACTGATCGCGTTTAAGATTATTTCCGGTGTGGGGGCCGCCCGCAGCTCCTATATCGAAGCCATTCAGGCCGCCAAAGCCGGTGACTATGACCGGGCAGAAAAGCTCATCGCCCAGGGCGATGAAAGTTTCGTCGAGGGCCATGATGCCCATACGGGGCTTTTAACCCGTGAAGCCAACGATGGTCAAGGCAGCAGCGTCACCCTGCTGATTCTCCATGCCGAGGACCAGCTCATGAGCGCCGAGGCCTTCAAAATCATTGCTCAGGAATTTATCGCAGCCCATAAACGCATTGACCAGTTGGAAGCAAAATTAAAATAA
- a CDS encoding PTS sugar transporter subunit IIB, producing MKKIILLCAAGMSTSMLVKKMQEAAASESFECEIAAYPTAEAKDKASDADVILLGPQVRFAKAKVQSACPGIPVEAIDMKLYGRMDGKGVLEAAKKLIA from the coding sequence ATGAAAAAAATCATTCTTCTCTGTGCCGCAGGTATGTCCACCAGCATGCTGGTCAAGAAAATGCAGGAAGCGGCTGCATCTGAGAGTTTTGAATGTGAAATTGCCGCTTATCCTACTGCTGAAGCAAAGGACAAGGCTTCCGATGCCGATGTAATTCTGCTTGGCCCCCAGGTGCGTTTTGCCAAGGCCAAAGTGCAGTCTGCCTGCCCGGGCATTCCCGTGGAAGCCATCGACATGAAGCTCTATGGCCGCATGGATGGCAAGGGCGTGTTGGAAGCAGCTAAAAAGCTGATTGCTTGA
- a CDS encoding PTS mannose/fructose/sorbose transporter subunit IIC gives MTSVQFILLIVVAAIAGMGSVLDEAQFHRPLVACTLVGLVLGDMTTGIILGGTLEMLALGWMNVGAAMAPDAALASVVSAILVIVGHQSIGAGIALAVPLAAAGQVLTIFVRTITVFFQHLADKFALEGNAFGIEMCHIGGLLLQGIRVAVPAAVVAAVAGTDTVNAMLASIPEVITRGLQVSGGFIVVVGYAMVINMMNAKSLMPYFFLGFLIAVFTNVNLIGFGAIGLIAAYFHIRGLQRELNGAAAGGSGDPLDSIDDSDLM, from the coding sequence ATGACGAGTGTACAATTTATTTTGCTCATCGTTGTGGCAGCCATTGCCGGTATGGGGAGTGTGCTCGACGAAGCACAGTTCCATCGTCCGCTGGTGGCCTGCACGTTGGTCGGTCTTGTATTAGGTGATATGACAACCGGTATTATCTTAGGTGGTACTCTGGAAATGCTGGCTCTGGGCTGGATGAACGTTGGTGCAGCTATGGCACCGGATGCGGCTCTGGCTTCTGTAGTATCTGCAATCCTTGTAATCGTTGGTCATCAGTCCATCGGCGCTGGTATCGCGCTTGCCGTACCTCTTGCCGCTGCTGGTCAGGTTCTCACCATCTTCGTTCGTACGATTACCGTATTCTTCCAGCATCTGGCTGATAAATTCGCTCTCGAAGGCAATGCTTTCGGCATTGAAATGTGCCATATCGGCGGTCTGCTGCTGCAGGGTATTCGCGTAGCTGTTCCGGCTGCTGTCGTTGCTGCTGTTGCTGGTACGGACACCGTTAACGCTATGCTGGCTTCCATTCCGGAAGTTATCACCCGCGGTCTGCAGGTATCCGGTGGTTTCATCGTAGTTGTAGGTTATGCAATGGTTATCAACATGATGAACGCCAAGTCCCTCATGCCGTACTTCTTCCTCGGCTTCCTCATCGCTGTGTTCACCAACGTCAACCTCATCGGTTTCGGTGCTATCGGTCTTATCGCTGCTTACTTCCACATCCGTGGCCTGCAGCGTGAACTGAATGGCGCAGCTGCTGGCGGCTCTGGTGACCCGCTCGACAGCATTGATGATTCCGATTTGATGTAA
- a CDS encoding PTS sugar transporter subunit IIC: MTKQEMFDKFVEFMARFAEYKAVAALRDGFIMTTPFTICGSLFLLIANLPIPGYPELMASMFGPHWTDPLNAVAGGTFNILGFIAVLAITYKYVEAEGCDAIMASILALAMFVIIMPASVAVDGGALAENVMPKLWAGSNGVITAIMVAFFTSVVCCWCEKNHIGIKMPAAVPGGVARAFEALTPGVILFTTAAVVFGLCHFIGNTTLPELIFAVIQTPLQGLSDTIVGGTVFSMLMTVLFWAGIHGPNVVGGILNPLMIANSLDNQKILDAGMSLLGNPDAHILTIQITDTLMKPGGCGATFGLLIASYLVARSQQMKTITRLGTVPGLFNINEPIIFGLPIVFNPYMIVPFCLAQLAVMLIAYGAIAVGFMAPFSAIQVPWTTPPIIAGFLMNGWQGAVVQIAGLAAATAIYFPFVKAQDNAFYKEEQSEAEEHEHEEEGTPVLNH, encoded by the coding sequence ATGACGAAACAAGAGATGTTCGATAAGTTTGTCGAATTCATGGCTCGCTTCGCCGAGTACAAAGCGGTAGCCGCCTTGCGGGACGGTTTTATCATGACCACCCCTTTCACCATTTGCGGCTCCTTGTTCCTGTTGATTGCAAATCTGCCTATCCCGGGTTATCCCGAGCTGATGGCCAGCATGTTCGGCCCACATTGGACGGACCCGCTGAATGCCGTAGCTGGTGGTACCTTTAATATCTTAGGATTTATCGCGGTTCTGGCCATCACCTACAAATATGTAGAGGCTGAAGGCTGTGACGCTATTATGGCTTCCATCCTGGCTCTGGCCATGTTCGTCATCATCATGCCTGCCAGCGTTGCTGTGGACGGCGGCGCTCTGGCGGAAAACGTCATGCCAAAACTTTGGGCCGGCAGTAACGGTGTTATCACGGCCATTATGGTGGCCTTCTTCACTTCCGTTGTCTGCTGCTGGTGTGAGAAGAACCACATTGGCATCAAGATGCCGGCTGCAGTTCCCGGCGGTGTGGCCCGCGCCTTTGAGGCTCTGACTCCTGGCGTCATCCTCTTTACGACCGCTGCGGTTGTATTCGGTCTTTGCCACTTCATCGGCAATACGACTTTGCCGGAACTTATCTTCGCGGTAATTCAGACGCCGCTGCAGGGTCTTTCGGATACCATCGTGGGCGGCACGGTATTCTCCATGCTGATGACCGTTCTCTTCTGGGCCGGTATTCATGGCCCCAACGTGGTCGGCGGCATTCTCAATCCGCTGATGATTGCCAACTCTCTGGACAACCAGAAAATCCTCGATGCCGGTATGAGCCTCTTGGGTAACCCGGATGCACATATCCTCACCATTCAGATTACCGATACGTTGATGAAACCCGGTGGCTGCGGTGCAACCTTCGGCCTCTTGATTGCCAGCTATCTGGTGGCACGTTCCCAGCAGATGAAAACCATCACCCGCCTGGGCACGGTCCCCGGTCTCTTCAACATCAACGAACCCATCATCTTCGGTCTTCCCATCGTGTTCAATCCGTACATGATTGTTCCGTTCTGCCTGGCGCAGCTGGCTGTTATGCTGATTGCCTATGGTGCCATTGCCGTTGGCTTCATGGCTCCCTTCAGCGCCATCCAGGTGCCCTGGACTACGCCGCCCATCATTGCCGGTTTCCTCATGAATGGCTGGCAGGGGGCAGTCGTACAGATTGCAGGCCTAGCTGCAGCTACTGCCATTTACTTCCCCTTTGTGAAGGCGCAGGATAATGCGTTCTATAAGGAAGAGCAGAGCGAAGCTGAGGAACATGAACATGAAGAAGAGGGTACGCCCGTACTGAACCATTGA
- a CDS encoding PTS system mannose/fructose/N-acetylgalactosamine-transporter subunit IIB: MEIAFCRIDDRLIHGQVATVWTKVTGCNRIMCCSDEVAKDDMRKKLLLQVAPPGIKAYVVPVEKACEAYKNPKYDAFKTLFLFTKPADVVRAVKGGIPFKSVNLGGMTYKDGDTLISSAVAVNPDDVKALLELQEMGIEVEIRKLASEPKGDLMSALKAKGLA; the protein is encoded by the coding sequence ATGGAAATCGCATTTTGCCGTATTGATGACCGTCTGATTCATGGTCAGGTGGCAACAGTTTGGACCAAGGTTACGGGCTGCAACCGCATCATGTGCTGCAGTGATGAAGTAGCTAAGGATGACATGCGCAAGAAACTCTTGCTGCAGGTTGCGCCGCCGGGAATTAAAGCTTACGTTGTGCCTGTGGAGAAGGCCTGCGAAGCTTATAAGAATCCGAAGTATGATGCATTTAAGACCTTGTTCCTGTTCACGAAGCCGGCTGATGTGGTTCGTGCAGTGAAGGGCGGTATTCCCTTCAAGTCCGTAAACCTGGGCGGCATGACTTACAAAGACGGCGATACGCTGATTTCCAGCGCTGTAGCGGTAAATCCGGATGATGTCAAAGCACTGCTCGAACTGCAGGAAATGGGCATCGAAGTGGAAATCCGCAAACTTGCCAGCGAGCCGAAAGGGGATTTGATGTCGGCTTTGAAGGCAAAAGGTCTTGCATGA
- the larE gene encoding ATP-dependent sacrificial sulfur transferase LarE, with protein sequence MMDKDLQSKVDKLHFLLRSYGRVAVAFSAGVDSTVLLKAAQQVMSNEQILALTAESALMPASEIAAARAFCEQEGLRQQVTKLDLIRMKDVRNNPPDRCYYCKRLIFNRLRKLAGQAGFVHLLDGGNVDDWHDYRPGRRALRELGIISPLQEAGFTKADIRAYAAELGLACAQKPASACLASRIPYREKITADKLKRIEQAEAYLQKRGFHNVRVRSHENLARLELVHEDMARLTDADLCNDVVKKLKELGFAYVTMDLQGYRQGSLNETIRR encoded by the coding sequence ATGATGGACAAGGATTTACAGTCAAAAGTCGATAAACTTCATTTCCTGCTGAGAAGCTACGGCCGGGTGGCCGTAGCTTTTTCTGCAGGTGTGGATTCGACGGTGCTGTTAAAGGCTGCGCAGCAGGTTATGAGCAATGAGCAGATATTGGCTCTGACGGCGGAAAGTGCGCTGATGCCAGCAAGTGAGATTGCTGCGGCCCGGGCTTTTTGTGAGCAGGAAGGGCTGCGCCAGCAGGTGACAAAACTGGATTTAATCCGGATGAAGGATGTGCGCAATAATCCGCCGGACCGCTGTTATTACTGCAAGCGGCTGATTTTTAACCGCCTGCGGAAGTTAGCCGGGCAGGCAGGTTTTGTTCACCTGCTCGATGGCGGCAATGTGGACGACTGGCATGATTACCGGCCGGGCCGGAGGGCTCTGCGGGAACTGGGGATCATCAGCCCGCTGCAGGAAGCCGGCTTTACCAAAGCGGACATTCGTGCCTATGCGGCCGAACTGGGGCTGGCCTGCGCGCAAAAGCCTGCCTCGGCCTGCTTGGCCTCCCGCATTCCCTATCGGGAAAAGATAACGGCTGATAAATTGAAGCGCATAGAACAGGCCGAAGCCTATCTGCAAAAGCGGGGCTTCCATAATGTCCGGGTGCGCAGTCACGAAAATCTGGCTCGTCTGGAACTGGTTCATGAGGATATGGCCCGTTTGACAGACGCGGATTTGTGCAACGATGTGGTGAAGAAGTTAAAGGAACTGGGCTTTGCCTATGTGACCATGGATTTACAGGGATACCGTCAGGGAAGCCTGAACGAAACCATAAGACGGTGA